One window of the Vicinamibacterales bacterium genome contains the following:
- the secA gene encoding preprotein translocase subunit SecA has protein sequence MFGQLLTKVLGSQNDRDLKKLRPRVAEVNEFEARIKTLSDEQLKAKTAEFRARLAKGETIEDLLAEAFAVVREGGRRVLQMRHYDVQLIGGIVLHNGTIAEMKTGEGKTLVATLPAYLNALEGQGVHVVTVNDYLARRDSEWMGRLYRFLGMTVGVIQHDLNDQQRQVAYGCDITYGTNNEFGFDYLRDNMKFDLSAMVQRGHHFAIVDEVDSILIDEARTPLIISGPAEESTDLYYEVDRIIPKLTRGEVHQGQTKGEDRERLEASGDYIVDEKNKTATLTESGMAKAEQLLSHRMQPGGLYDPANMPLLHHVQQALRAHVHYKLDVQYMIKDGGVVIVDEFTGRLMPGRRWSDGLHQAVEAKEGVKIERENQTLATITFQNYFRKYKKLSGMTGTAETEAPEFAKIYKLDVMVIPTNRSMQRIEEPDLVYRTEGEKWSAIVDDIIKRQEEGRPALVGTVSIEKSERLSSMLKKKGTKHIVLNAKYHAQEAEIVAQAGRKDAVTIATNMAGRGTDILLGGNPEYMARQQSLNEGVAEKVVKGEEKYVDDDEFVNFFHVDSFYRVKTADWDRIFTHFKLQCEEEHKQVVNLGGLHIIGTERHEARRIDNQLRGRAGRQGDPGSSRFYLSLEDDLMRIFGSDRISGLMQRLGMEEGVPIEHGMVSRAIERAQKQVEAQNFAVRKHLLEYDDVMNKQRESVYTLRREILEGKIHLSEDEVSEIRGYVMATAEELFDEKFEEFIGAEKDTDEWDIPALQRDLSQLFALGDDDFAPLKYGEMSGDEVHDALWAKVVARYVDKENIVPREILTRVERDLMLQIVDQQWKDHLYSLDHLKEGIGLRGYGQRDPLVEYKKESFALFQDMRRRIEEEIVRYLWWLKPVVEREGGEPTLAVPARPAPRKPALNYNNPAQERPSVFTQKAAAPAGAPDDLTQERAPARVGGDDAPIKTVKRDEPKVGRNDPCWCGSGKKFKKCHGA, from the coding sequence ATGTTTGGTCAGCTCCTTACTAAAGTCCTCGGCAGTCAAAACGATCGTGACCTGAAGAAGCTGCGCCCGCGCGTGGCCGAGGTCAACGAATTCGAAGCCCGCATCAAGACCCTGAGCGACGAACAGCTCAAGGCCAAGACCGCGGAATTCCGCGCCCGTCTGGCCAAGGGCGAGACCATCGAAGACCTGCTCGCCGAGGCGTTTGCCGTGGTCCGCGAAGGCGGCCGCCGCGTGCTGCAGATGCGTCACTACGACGTGCAGTTGATCGGCGGCATCGTGCTGCACAACGGCACGATTGCCGAGATGAAGACCGGCGAAGGCAAGACGCTGGTCGCGACCCTGCCGGCCTACCTCAACGCCCTCGAAGGCCAGGGCGTCCACGTCGTCACGGTCAACGACTACCTCGCCCGCCGCGACTCCGAGTGGATGGGCCGCCTCTACCGCTTCCTGGGCATGACGGTCGGCGTCATTCAGCACGACCTCAACGACCAGCAGCGCCAGGTCGCCTACGGCTGCGACATCACCTACGGCACCAACAACGAGTTCGGCTTCGACTACCTCCGCGACAACATGAAGTTCGACCTCTCGGCCATGGTGCAGCGGGGCCATCACTTCGCGATCGTGGACGAAGTGGACAGCATCCTGATCGACGAGGCGCGCACCCCGCTGATCATCTCGGGTCCCGCGGAAGAGTCCACGGACCTCTACTACGAAGTCGATCGCATCATTCCGAAGCTGACGCGCGGCGAAGTGCACCAGGGCCAGACCAAGGGCGAGGATCGCGAGCGCCTCGAAGCCTCGGGCGACTACATCGTCGACGAGAAGAACAAGACGGCGACGCTGACCGAGAGCGGCATGGCCAAGGCCGAGCAGCTGCTCTCGCATCGCATGCAGCCCGGCGGCCTCTACGACCCGGCCAACATGCCGCTGCTCCACCACGTGCAGCAGGCGCTGCGCGCCCACGTCCACTACAAGCTCGACGTGCAGTACATGATCAAGGACGGCGGCGTCGTGATCGTCGACGAGTTCACCGGCCGCCTGATGCCGGGCCGGCGCTGGAGCGATGGCCTGCACCAGGCGGTTGAGGCGAAGGAAGGCGTGAAGATCGAGCGCGAGAACCAGACGCTCGCCACCATCACCTTCCAGAACTACTTCCGCAAGTACAAGAAGCTCTCCGGCATGACCGGCACGGCCGAGACCGAGGCCCCCGAGTTCGCCAAGATTTACAAGCTCGACGTGATGGTGATCCCGACCAACCGGTCGATGCAGCGCATCGAAGAACCCGACCTGGTCTATCGCACCGAAGGCGAAAAGTGGAGCGCCATCGTCGACGACATCATCAAGCGCCAGGAAGAAGGCCGCCCGGCGCTGGTCGGCACGGTTTCGATCGAGAAGTCGGAACGACTCTCGAGCATGCTCAAGAAGAAGGGCACGAAGCACATCGTGCTCAACGCCAAGTACCACGCGCAGGAAGCGGAGATCGTGGCGCAGGCCGGCCGCAAGGACGCCGTCACCATCGCCACCAACATGGCGGGCCGCGGCACCGACATCCTGCTCGGCGGCAACCCCGAGTACATGGCGCGCCAGCAGAGCCTCAACGAGGGCGTCGCCGAAAAGGTCGTCAAGGGCGAAGAGAAGTACGTGGACGACGACGAGTTCGTCAACTTCTTCCACGTTGACAGCTTCTACCGCGTCAAGACCGCCGACTGGGACCGCATCTTCACGCACTTCAAGCTGCAGTGCGAAGAGGAACACAAACAGGTCGTCAACCTCGGCGGCCTCCACATCATCGGCACCGAGCGCCATGAAGCCCGCCGCATCGACAACCAGTTGCGCGGCCGCGCCGGCCGCCAGGGCGACCCGGGTTCATCCCGCTTCTACCTCTCGCTCGAAGACGACCTGATGCGCATTTTCGGGTCGGACCGCATCTCCGGCCTGATGCAGCGCCTGGGCATGGAAGAAGGCGTGCCGATCGAACACGGCATGGTCAGCCGCGCCATCGAGCGCGCCCAGAAGCAGGTCGAGGCGCAGAACTTCGCCGTCCGCAAGCACCTGCTCGAATACGACGACGTGATGAACAAGCAGCGCGAGAGCGTCTACACGCTGCGCCGCGAGATTCTCGAGGGCAAGATTCACCTCAGTGAAGACGAAGTCAGCGAGATCCGCGGCTACGTGATGGCCACCGCCGAGGAGCTGTTCGACGAGAAATTCGAAGAGTTCATCGGCGCCGAGAAGGACACCGACGAATGGGACATCCCCGCCCTCCAGCGTGACCTGTCGCAGCTGTTCGCGCTTGGCGACGACGACTTCGCCCCGCTCAAGTACGGCGAGATGAGCGGCGACGAAGTGCACGACGCGCTGTGGGCCAAGGTGGTGGCGCGCTACGTGGACAAGGAGAACATCGTCCCCCGTGAGATCCTGACGCGGGTCGAGCGCGACCTGATGCTGCAGATCGTCGATCAGCAGTGGAAGGACCACCTCTACTCGCTCGACCACCTCAAGGAAGGCATCGGCCTGCGCGGCTACGGCCAGCGCGACCCGCTGGTCGAGTACAAGAAAGAAAGCTTCGCGCTGTTCCAGGACATGCGGCGGCGCATCGAGGAAGAGATCGTCCGCTACTTGTGGTGGCTCAAGCCGGTGGTGGAGCGCGAAGGCGGCGAACCGACCCTCGCGGTCCCGGCGCGGCCGGCCCCGCGCAAGCCGGCCCTGAACTACAACAACCCGGCGCAGGAACGCCCGTCGGTGTTCACGCAGAAGGCCGCGGCGCCGGCCGGCGCGCCCGACGACCTGACGCAGGAACGCGCGCCCGCGCGCGTCGGCGGCGACGATGCGCCGATCAAGACGGTGAAGCGCGACGAGCCGAAGGTGGGCCGCAACGACCCGTGCTGGTGCGGCAGCGGCAAGAAGTTCAAGAAGTGCCACGGAGCGTAG
- a CDS encoding M23 family metallopeptidase has protein sequence MLSKRYTIVLADRTTGVVRRFTISVKAALTVVCLAVGMPILIGLGAASKARYDVAQLYASHDTLELENANYRAATETLAGQILALQTTMSDLGAKAALDPSLQASMDKLPTVVKNRAMGGPTAGAALTTVTPGLGSPENTFGLLKDLLQGLESRLQTVRSDVDKRNSLAAATPSIWPTHGWLSSSMGNRADPLTGEKDFHPGLDISADKGDPIYATADGKVTTAAMSGNYGNLVVIDHGYGIETRYGHMSAFKVHAGQDVKRGDLIGLVGATGRTTGSHLHYEVRANGRILNPLQLLLNPRRNGN, from the coding sequence ATGCTCTCCAAACGCTACACGATCGTGCTCGCTGATCGCACCACCGGGGTGGTGCGCCGTTTCACCATCAGCGTGAAGGCCGCCCTCACGGTGGTCTGCCTTGCCGTGGGTATGCCGATCCTGATCGGCCTGGGCGCCGCATCGAAGGCGCGTTACGACGTTGCACAGTTGTACGCGTCGCACGACACGCTCGAACTCGAGAACGCCAACTACCGCGCCGCCACCGAAACGCTCGCCGGCCAGATCCTCGCCCTGCAGACGACCATGTCGGACCTCGGCGCGAAGGCGGCGCTCGATCCCTCGCTGCAGGCCTCGATGGATAAGCTGCCGACCGTGGTCAAGAACCGCGCGATGGGCGGCCCCACGGCCGGTGCCGCGCTGACTACCGTCACGCCCGGGCTCGGCTCTCCCGAAAACACCTTCGGCTTGCTCAAGGACCTGCTGCAGGGCCTCGAGAGCCGCCTGCAGACCGTGCGCTCCGATGTGGACAAGCGCAACTCGCTGGCCGCGGCCACGCCGTCCATCTGGCCGACGCACGGCTGGCTGTCGTCGAGCATGGGCAACCGCGCCGACCCGTTGACCGGCGAGAAAGACTTCCACCCCGGCCTCGACATCTCCGCCGACAAGGGTGACCCGATCTACGCCACCGCCGACGGCAAGGTCACCACGGCCGCCATGTCCGGCAACTACGGCAACCTGGTCGTGATCGATCACGGCTACGGCATCGAAACGCGCTACGGCCACATGTCGGCCTTCAAGGTTCACGCCGGCCAGGACGTCAAGCGCGGCGACCTGATCGGCCTGGTCGGTGCCACCGGCCGCACGACCGGTTCGCACCTGCACTACGAGGTGCGCGCCAACGGCCGCATTCTCAACCCGCTCCAGCTCTTGCTCAACCCCCGCCGCAACGGCAACTGA
- a CDS encoding YifB family Mg chelatase-like AAA ATPase — protein sequence MLATVESATVIGIEACRVHVEIDVSFGLPHFQLVGLPDASVRESRDRVRAAIRNSGYEFPAHRITINLAPGDVRKAGPAFDLPIALGMLAATGKVQPSSLAGIVHVGELSLDGAIQPARGMLAIAVEARRHGARALLLPHDNLAEAAVVTGLRLLPVRSLVEAVSRLNQSPDDWPVDSTSSPPGTSSPPGTLGTLGTLDPDLADLHGQAFARRALEVAAAGGHNLLMIGPPGAGKTMLARRLPGILPPLSFDEAIEATTIHSVAGQLRPGVGLLTERPFRAPHHTISDVALVGGGATPRPGEVSLAHHGVLFLDEMPEFDRRVLEALRQPIEEGRITVSRALRSVMFPARFVLVAAMNPCPCGYHGDPKRACKCTPQQTARYRNRLSGPLRDRLDLIVEVEAVPITALTDGPAGESSAAVRARVLAARERQLARGTRARVNANLAGTELKKHASLNLAGRKLLERSAERLNLSARGFHRIIRVARTIADLASAEHIATEHLAEALQYRFVEK from the coding sequence ATGCTGGCCACCGTCGAAAGCGCGACCGTCATCGGAATCGAGGCCTGCCGGGTGCACGTCGAGATCGACGTCAGCTTCGGCCTCCCCCACTTCCAGCTCGTCGGCCTCCCGGACGCGAGCGTCCGCGAGAGCCGCGACCGGGTGCGGGCGGCAATTCGCAACTCGGGTTATGAGTTCCCGGCCCACCGCATCACCATCAACCTCGCCCCGGGCGACGTCCGCAAGGCCGGGCCCGCCTTCGACTTGCCCATCGCCCTCGGCATGCTGGCGGCAACCGGAAAGGTGCAGCCGTCAAGCCTGGCCGGCATCGTGCACGTCGGCGAGCTATCGCTGGACGGTGCGATCCAGCCGGCGCGCGGCATGCTGGCAATTGCCGTCGAGGCCCGTCGACACGGCGCCCGGGCCCTGCTGCTCCCCCACGACAACCTGGCTGAAGCGGCCGTCGTTACCGGACTCAGGCTGCTGCCCGTCCGTTCTTTGGTGGAAGCCGTATCCCGGCTCAACCAATCGCCAGACGACTGGCCCGTCGATTCAACCTCCAGCCCCCCAGGCACCTCCAGCCCCCCAGGCACCTTAGGCACCCTAGGCACCCTAGACCCCGATCTGGCCGACCTGCATGGGCAGGCCTTTGCGCGGCGCGCCCTCGAGGTGGCCGCCGCCGGCGGCCACAACCTGCTGATGATCGGCCCGCCGGGCGCCGGCAAGACCATGCTGGCCAGGAGACTGCCGGGGATACTGCCACCGCTCTCGTTCGATGAGGCCATTGAGGCCACGACGATCCACTCGGTGGCCGGGCAACTGCGTCCTGGCGTCGGGCTGCTCACGGAGCGGCCATTTCGCGCGCCGCATCACACCATCTCCGACGTCGCCCTGGTCGGCGGCGGCGCCACGCCTCGTCCTGGCGAGGTGAGCCTCGCCCATCACGGCGTGCTGTTCCTCGACGAGATGCCGGAGTTCGATCGCCGCGTGCTCGAGGCGTTGCGCCAGCCGATCGAAGAAGGCCGCATCACGGTGTCGCGCGCGCTGCGGTCGGTGATGTTTCCCGCGCGCTTCGTGCTGGTGGCGGCGATGAACCCGTGTCCGTGTGGCTATCACGGCGACCCGAAACGGGCGTGCAAGTGCACGCCGCAGCAGACAGCGCGCTATCGCAACCGGCTGTCAGGTCCGCTGCGGGATCGGCTCGATCTGATTGTGGAAGTGGAGGCGGTGCCGATCACGGCGCTGACCGACGGGCCAGCGGGCGAATCCTCCGCCGCGGTACGCGCCCGCGTTCTGGCCGCGCGTGAGCGACAACTCGCGCGCGGCACCCGCGCCCGCGTCAACGCCAACCTGGCGGGGACGGAGTTGAAGAAGCACGCGTCGCTCAACCTCGCGGGTCGCAAGCTCCTCGAGCGCTCAGCCGAACGCCTGAACCTGTCGGCGCGCGGCTTCCACCGCATCATCCGCGTCGCGCGAACCATCGCGGACCTGGCCTCGGCCGAACACATCGCCACCGAGCATCTGGCAGAGGCGCTGCAGTACCGGTTCGTGGAGAAGTAG
- a CDS encoding transglycosylase SLT domain-containing protein, whose protein sequence is MLSKTHLPIVLLCCTSIFSGCVSGSGAKTAKVVPQPPVATVTQAPVAAARPDPVALLIAESDRHFATGQRELTLGHLEGARSEFDRSLDILLESPDGARTDARMREHFDRLVDRISVLEQNALAKGDGFTETRTEPASIDTLLAIETFDTAKPTLATAETVEADLETTGHDIPIPTNDRVLRYVELFQGRLREFLTEGLARGAQYLPMIQATFRAEGLPLDLAYVPLIESAFKPSALSRAKARGVWQFMRGTALENGLKADWYLDERADPEKATLAAAKYLKTLYRTFEDWHLAMASYNGGPGRVKRALTRSRKNDFWQLSATTQFLPRETRDYVPMILAAVIIAKNPAQYGFDIVPIVAAPTETVMAPPALDLRRVAEWAGVPVDDIQKLNPEFRRWTTPVKKGQYSIKVPHGTADRVRDGLAASAPGQLNAMQWHTVKKGETLALIAKKLRVNRTDLAEANYLRVTSRVATGAKLVIPRMPSSSLLARVASGDLEKAAEAAVEDVLAETLAVADEPTARTYRVRAGDTLSAIARKTGATVAQLRNWNKMRGTKLNVGDRLVVRSPGAVANTQQ, encoded by the coding sequence ATGCTGAGCAAGACTCACCTCCCCATCGTGCTCCTGTGTTGCACATCCATATTTTCGGGATGTGTCAGTGGCTCAGGCGCAAAGACGGCCAAGGTCGTTCCCCAACCGCCAGTCGCCACCGTCACTCAGGCTCCCGTCGCGGCGGCGCGTCCTGATCCTGTAGCGCTGCTGATTGCCGAGTCGGATCGCCATTTCGCCACCGGGCAGAGGGAACTGACGCTCGGCCACCTCGAGGGGGCCAGGAGCGAGTTCGACCGGTCGCTCGATATCCTGCTGGAATCGCCAGACGGCGCGCGGACCGATGCGCGGATGCGCGAGCACTTCGACCGGCTCGTGGATCGCATCAGCGTGCTCGAACAGAACGCGCTGGCCAAGGGCGACGGCTTCACCGAAACCCGGACCGAGCCGGCCTCGATCGACACCCTGCTGGCCATCGAGACCTTTGACACCGCCAAGCCGACGCTGGCGACGGCGGAAACGGTCGAGGCTGACCTCGAGACCACCGGCCACGACATTCCCATCCCCACCAACGACCGCGTGCTGCGCTACGTGGAGTTGTTCCAGGGACGTCTGCGGGAATTCCTGACGGAAGGGCTGGCGCGTGGCGCGCAGTACCTGCCGATGATCCAGGCCACGTTCCGGGCCGAGGGCCTGCCGCTGGACCTCGCCTACGTGCCGCTGATCGAGAGCGCGTTCAAGCCGTCGGCACTGTCGCGCGCGAAGGCCCGCGGCGTGTGGCAGTTCATGCGCGGCACCGCGCTCGAGAACGGCCTCAAGGCCGACTGGTACCTCGACGAACGCGCGGACCCCGAGAAGGCCACGCTGGCGGCGGCGAAGTACCTCAAGACGCTGTACCGGACCTTCGAAGACTGGCATCTGGCCATGGCGTCGTACAACGGCGGGCCCGGCCGCGTGAAGCGGGCGCTGACGCGCAGCCGCAAGAACGACTTCTGGCAACTGAGCGCGACCACGCAGTTCCTGCCGCGCGAGACGCGCGATTACGTGCCGATGATCCTGGCGGCCGTAATCATCGCCAAGAACCCGGCGCAGTACGGTTTCGACATCGTGCCGATTGTGGCGGCGCCGACCGAAACGGTGATGGCGCCGCCCGCGCTCGACCTGCGCCGCGTCGCGGAGTGGGCCGGCGTACCGGTGGACGACATCCAGAAGCTCAACCCGGAATTCCGCCGCTGGACCACGCCCGTGAAGAAGGGCCAGTATTCGATCAAGGTGCCGCACGGCACCGCCGATCGCGTGCGTGACGGCCTGGCGGCGTCGGCGCCCGGCCAGCTGAACGCCATGCAGTGGCATACGGTGAAGAAGGGCGAGACGCTGGCGTTGATTGCCAAGAAGCTGCGCGTGAACCGCACCGACCTGGCGGAAGCGAATTACCTGCGCGTGACTTCGCGCGTCGCCACCGGCGCCAAGCTGGTGATTCCGCGCATGCCTTCGTCCAGCCTGCTGGCGCGGGTGGCGTCAGGCGATCTGGAAAAGGCGGCCGAAGCGGCGGTCGAGGATGTGCTGGCGGAGACCCTCGCGGTGGCGGACGAGCCGACGGCCCGGACCTACCGCGTGCGGGCCGGCGATACGCTGTCGGCGATTGCCCGCAAGACCGGCGCCACCGTGGCGCAACTCCGGAACTGGAACAAGATGCGCGGCACCAAGCTGAATGTCGGCGACCGCCTGGTCGTCCGCTCGCCGGGCGCCGTCGCCAACACCCAGCAGTAG
- a CDS encoding aldehyde dehydrogenase family protein gives MAAAASPAQTDKDLASIAEARALARRAKLAQATLAEFSQDQIDRIVEAMAAAVTPHAEALARLAVEETTYGVVSDKIQKNLFASQRVYDFIKPMKTVGVINRIEDRKIIEIAEPFGVVAAVIPSTNPTSTAIYKILISIKARCAVVMTPHPSAARCITRTADIMNEAGRRAGLPDGAIGWMNTVTLEGTQELMKAREVSVILATGGMGLVRAAYSAGKPAYGVGPGNAPCYIESSADVRKAASDILTGKSFDNGVLCSSPNSVVVDQAVEPEARRQFKDQGGYFLSPADAEKLAKVLVTPQLLPNPAFVGKSAAFIAQQIGVTVPAGTRALIAELSGVGREFPLSIEKLCPVLSYYIVKDWREGCERCKQILKYGGMGHTMSIHSQNDAVILEFGLHKPAYRICVNTPTTHGSIGMTTGLDPAMTLGCGGFGGNITSDNISPKHLLNIKRVAYELRPANPAPAPSAPALPKAPSKPQPESISADALTSRIDRFLATRGLAPAGVASASARREAGELRRDLADLSAGASAKVEAAYGREGGPKAPEAPAGEPEKFVCEEDVRLAVRDGRKLLIGERTIVTPSARDAGEAAKVFLHAGWPSVNS, from the coding sequence TTGGCCGCCGCCGCTTCACCCGCCCAAACCGACAAGGATCTCGCCTCGATCGCCGAGGCGCGCGCGCTGGCGCGCCGCGCCAAGCTGGCGCAGGCCACGCTTGCCGAGTTTTCCCAGGACCAGATCGATCGCATCGTCGAGGCCATGGCCGCGGCGGTGACGCCCCATGCCGAGGCCCTGGCCCGGCTCGCCGTGGAAGAGACGACCTACGGCGTCGTGAGCGACAAGATCCAGAAGAACCTGTTTGCCTCGCAGCGGGTCTACGACTTCATCAAGCCCATGAAGACGGTGGGCGTGATCAACCGGATTGAAGACCGCAAGATCATCGAGATTGCCGAGCCGTTCGGCGTGGTCGCCGCCGTTATTCCGTCCACCAATCCCACGTCCACCGCGATCTACAAGATCCTGATCTCGATCAAGGCGCGCTGCGCCGTGGTGATGACGCCGCACCCGTCGGCCGCCCGCTGCATCACGCGCACCGCCGACATCATGAACGAGGCCGGCCGCCGCGCCGGGTTGCCGGACGGCGCCATCGGCTGGATGAACACGGTCACGCTCGAAGGCACGCAAGAACTGATGAAGGCGCGCGAGGTGTCGGTGATCCTCGCCACCGGCGGCATGGGCCTGGTGCGCGCGGCCTACAGCGCGGGCAAGCCCGCCTACGGCGTGGGCCCGGGCAACGCCCCCTGCTACATCGAGTCGAGCGCCGATGTGCGCAAGGCGGCCAGCGACATCCTCACCGGCAAGTCGTTCGACAATGGGGTGCTCTGCTCCTCGCCCAACTCCGTCGTCGTCGATCAGGCCGTGGAGCCGGAAGCGCGGCGCCAGTTCAAGGACCAGGGCGGCTACTTCCTGTCGCCCGCGGATGCCGAAAAGCTCGCCAAGGTGCTGGTCACGCCGCAGCTGTTGCCCAACCCGGCGTTTGTCGGCAAGTCGGCCGCGTTCATAGCCCAGCAGATCGGCGTCACGGTGCCGGCCGGCACGCGCGCCCTGATTGCCGAGCTGTCAGGGGTGGGCCGCGAGTTTCCGTTGTCGATTGAAAAGCTCTGCCCGGTGCTCTCGTATTACATCGTCAAGGATTGGCGCGAGGGCTGCGAGCGCTGCAAGCAGATCCTGAAGTACGGAGGCATGGGCCACACCATGTCGATCCACTCGCAGAACGACGCCGTCATTCTCGAGTTCGGCCTGCACAAGCCGGCCTACCGCATCTGCGTCAACACGCCCACCACGCACGGGTCGATTGGCATGACGACGGGGCTGGATCCGGCGATGACGCTGGGGTGCGGCGGTTTCGGCGGCAATATCACGTCGGACAACATCTCACCAAAGCACTTACTGAACATCAAGCGGGTCGCTTACGAACTGCGCCCGGCGAATCCGGCGCCGGCACCAAGCGCACCAGCTTTGCCCAAAGCGCCATCCAAGCCACAACCGGAATCAATCTCGGCTGACGCGCTAACCAGCAGAATCGACAGGTTTTTGGCCACCCGCGGTCTGGCACCGGCAGGCGTGGCATCCGCCTCCGCTCGCCGGGAAGCAGGCGAGCTGCGGCGAGACCTCGCCGACCTGTCCGCCGGAGCTTCAGCGAAGGTGGAAGCGGCCTACGGCCGCGAAGGCGGGCCCAAGGCACCCGAGGCACCGGCTGGCGAGCCCGAGAAGTTTGTTTGTGAAGAGGATGTTCGGCTGGCCGTTCGCGATGGGCGAAAGCTGTTGATTGGCGAGCGAACCATCGTCACTCCGTCCGCCCGCGATGCCGGCGAGGCGGCGAAGGTGTTCCTCCACGCCGGCTGGCCTTCTGTAAACAGCTGA
- a CDS encoding BMC domain-containing protein: protein MDTPRDALGMVETKGFIGSVEAADAMVKAANVVLIGTEYIGAGYVTVLVRGDVGAVKAATDAGAAAARRVGELVSVHVIPRPHAEVERILPKA from the coding sequence ATGGACACTCCACGAGACGCACTGGGCATGGTCGAAACCAAGGGCTTTATTGGCTCGGTGGAGGCGGCCGACGCCATGGTCAAGGCCGCAAATGTGGTGTTAATCGGCACGGAATACATCGGCGCGGGCTACGTCACGGTGCTCGTCCGGGGCGACGTGGGCGCGGTCAAGGCCGCCACGGACGCCGGCGCCGCCGCCGCCCGCCGGGTGGGCGAACTGGTGTCGGTGCACGTAATTCCCAGGCCGCACGCCGAAGTCGAAAGAATCCTGCCTAAGGCTTAA
- a CDS encoding lytic transglycosylase domain-containing protein: MIRIFALAALVLVFANAASAEILVFKTGRTMSVQSYRVDGEMGTAVLRAGGEVTFPAAMVTRVDPDEVPYPAPAAEAADAPSAVAPLVVAATAPGVADDVLAARPFADLISTVAASHDIDARLIHAVIEQESNYQARARSRKGARGLMQLMPATARQYGVRNAYDPKSNLEAGVRHLKDLLSRLELPTALAAYNAGEATVRRYGGLPPFPETQNYVRRILQRAGR; this comes from the coding sequence ATGATCAGGATCTTCGCGCTGGCCGCCCTGGTGCTGGTGTTCGCGAACGCCGCGAGCGCGGAGATCCTCGTCTTCAAGACCGGCCGTACCATGTCGGTGCAGTCGTACCGCGTGGACGGTGAGATGGGCACCGCGGTGCTGCGCGCCGGCGGGGAAGTGACATTCCCCGCGGCCATGGTGACGCGCGTCGATCCCGACGAAGTGCCGTATCCGGCGCCCGCCGCGGAGGCCGCTGACGCACCGTCGGCCGTCGCGCCTCTGGTGGTGGCCGCGACCGCGCCCGGCGTGGCCGACGACGTGCTCGCGGCCCGGCCGTTCGCCGACCTGATTTCCACGGTGGCGGCGTCCCACGACATCGACGCGCGGCTAATCCACGCCGTAATCGAGCAGGAATCCAACTACCAGGCCCGCGCCCGCTCGAGAAAGGGCGCCCGCGGGCTGATGCAGCTGATGCCGGCCACGGCCCGGCAGTACGGCGTCCGCAACGCCTACGACCCCAAGTCGAACCTCGAGGCCGGGGTGCGGCACCTCAAGGACCTCCTGAGCCGCCTCGAACTACCGACCGCGCTGGCCGCCTACAACGCCGGGGAAGCCACGGTCCGCCGCTACGGCGGGCTCCCGCCCTTCCCGGAGACCCAGAACTACGTTCGCCGGATCCTGCAAAGGGCCGGACGCTAG